Sequence from the Castanea sativa cultivar Marrone di Chiusa Pesio chromosome 12, ASM4071231v1 genome:
TGTTCACTTGTTTCAACCgatcgttgttgttgttgttgtttttttttaaaaaataattataatatgttgCTAATTTTACTATTTGAACTTAGCCTCTAAACATTTTGTACATGAAAAAGTGTCAAAACGGCATGAATATGCAAAATTTTTGTGAcgaattataataaaatttgtgtacATTTATGTGGCCATTGCATTGCTTAAAATTATGTAAGCAGAACTACTATAAATTATTGAGTGAATTTCCTTGGTTACACAACTTTTTAAAGTGACTTTTTTATTAAGTGCAACTTTTAGTCTTTACTTTTGGGGAGCATGGTTTTGCTGATTCTTTATTTGTTAAAGGTAAaacaaaattgacaaaattaagaTATAATTAGGAACTGTTCTTTAGGTTCCATCTTAAAATTTAGCCATGTAACatcttttttaaagaataaaagtaTCTTTTTAGTTAAGTGAATTTTAAGAGGGCACCTTAATGAATAGTAtctaaaaatagatttaaaaataaataaattagcttattttccaaaagatgaaaaaaaaattaaactaaaaactaaaaaaatacttctttctagaaatttaattattaagcTTGAAGTATTTGTTTCCAATATGTTTaacataatttattattttgtgtaaaaaTGATATACAACATAATTATCACATAAGATGGGTCCTAcaaataataatcataaaaCCCACCTCATGTGAGACATATGCATATAACAGCAACTCATAAAGATAGaagcaaaagattttttttttttttggacatgttCACTTCATATAccaaatttgtattaaaaaaaaaacgacagTTCTCATCTTATTTGTTTTGCATAATCTAATTTCAAAGCAGTGGTGGTCCATTAACTGGTATGTTTGGACCAGTCATGGTCTTGGAAATTAATAAGAGATGGAATTAGAATTAGTAAAGGATTCCGATTAATCCAATCACTATCAGATAATTAGCCACAACACAATCTGTATGGTTGATTTTATAACTTGTTATCACAACCTAAGATATGGTCTGAGGTTGTCtttagaagaaaattttcatctaaatcctactcagcccaaaaaaaaaaaaaagttatccaACTCTAAATTTGGACTAACAAAAACAGCCAATTGTGAGTTTTGTGGATGCACTGCCAAAGTGATTAATAGTTGGGCTTAGGTCTGTGACTGGCTTATGGGTTAGGTCTTTGTTATAGAATATTTTGGTGTgcacacatttttatttatttatttatcaaggtattattattttatcaagcTGACAGGTATATGTCTCTTTCATAAGAAGGCATCTTGCATTTGGGTATTTGGTGTATGCATATTTTTTCCATAACATTTGGATCTCATATAATGGAATATACATTTTAATAATTCTAGTATCATACATATTTTACCACAACTGTTCTATATGGCAAACTATAAGTAGTTGTCTGTCGCTATCATATAGGCTTACTATTTTTTGTCCATCATTCAAAGTCTACTACTTAAAATAATTAGGTTAAAACGTTTGTAAAAATGTATGGTAGTATAATTATTTGTATACATATACCCCAATAAGATAATTAGTATTATATTCATACATACACACCATTGTCAGACTTTTGCACACACCTGTTGCAATATATTACATGCTTGAAATAATAttcatattatataatttttattatatctgtaaaaaaaaatctatattaattaattttaatactcAACATGCAAGATAACGATGGATAAGCCAAACGTTAAAATTTATCTGATCTATATATGTtcttaatttatgtttttgttttgttcatttattttacattttaatatatattcctTTTCATAATTCTCAGTCCTGGTCTAGTGATCCCAAAAGTCCAAAACTAAGTTAGGATCCGTTTAAATacagttgaaaactgaaaattgaaaacactgtagtaaaataatttttaaatatataaatagtgtcgtgagatttatttttaattaaaaaaagttgaaaagtaCACCAGTAATTGCACAGTAATAAACAGTGCGTCATGACTCCTGATTAAAATCTctacgcaaaaaaaaaaaaatccctgcacaaaaaaaaaaaaaaatctcaaacataAAAATCTCAAACGCAGGCACCATCCTCTCTATCCAAAACCACCcttaatatttttccacaaagtCAATAAAAATCATTCGTGATCCATGCCCGTGAGCAGAGCACTTCAAAAAAGTGGAATGGACAATTCTTCCAAAGACACATCATTAGCATGTAAAATGAATTATGGACGCTACATGTCTTTTTCAATAATGATATTGTACAGATTTGAACTGATTAGTGACGCGCCTCAGGTGCGTGGTCTCATATTACATGTCTTTTTCAATAATGCTATTGTGCTGATTTGAATTCACAGGTTACACGCCTCAAATGCGGTGGTTTCATCTTCGCCCTACGTGTCAATCACACGATGAGTTATGCAGCCGGATCAGTCCAATTCATGGCGGCTGTGGGCGAGATAGCACGTGGTGCAAGCTCCCCATCCATTTTACCAGTATGGCAAAGACATCTCCTTAACGCGCGTGACCCACCACGTGTAAAATTCGCACACCGTGAGTATGACGAAGTTGCTGATACAAAGGGTACACTTATTCCACTTGACGACATGTTGCACAAGTCCTTCTTCTTTGTACCCACCGAAGTTTCTGCACTTCGAAAATTTGTGCCACACCACCTAGGCAAATGCTCTACATTCGAGTTACTCACGGCCTGTCTTTGGCGTTGTCGAACCATAGCTATCAAACCCGACCCGAACGAGGAGGTCCGCATTATTTGCGTAGTTGACGCACGTTCGAAATTTAACCCTCCTTTACCAATTGGTTATTATGGTAATGGCTTTGCATTTCCAGTGGCCATTACAACTACTGAGAAACTATGTAAAAATCCACTGAGTTACGCTTTGGAATTGGTAAAGAAAGCGAAGAACGAGGTAAATGAAGAGTACATGCGATCGTTGGCTAATATGTTGGTGACTAGGGGTAGGCCCCACTTCACTGTGGTGAGGGCCTACCTTGTGTCAGATTTGACACGTGCCGGGTTTAAAGATGTGGATTTTGGGTGGGGCAAACCGGTTTATGGTGGGGCAGCCAAAGGTGGGGTTGGGGCTATTCCTGGTGTGGCTAGCTTTTTAATTCCATTCAAGAACAATATGGGAGAAGATGGGATTGTTGTCCCAATTTGCTTGCCAGCTCCAGCTATGGAAATATTCGTAAAGGAGTTGGATGGGTTATTGAAGGGCCAGCCAGAGATTGGCAATTCCAAGTTTATTGTTTCTAGCCTATAAAATGTAAATCCAATTTATCATTGCTTCTTGTGCGAGACAGAGAGAGACTCAACGTGATCAGTGTACGAAAACATGCATTACTGTGTGTGTTGGGctcttttgtaaaaattaataaataaataaaagtgattGTGGTTTCCGGTTTAaatgaagagttttttttttaaataactactatttttataaatggataaataaataaataaaaattgtgattttttttcttttatagcaAATTTGGCACTAAAGTTATTGTGGACAAATAAGGTGACAACAATATAATATTTCAAAGTGAAAAACAAATCGAGATAGTGTGGGTGTATatactgatatatatatatatatatatatatatatatatatatatatatatatatattatttaaattcaatctCATGAATCCATATGAAATTTATGAAAGAGACTCAACTTGGAAAATTTCAATTACCCATTTAAATTGTTCACCATGCCACTAATTCGTAGTTTCTCCCACACACATTAAAAATCAACGTGTGACAATGTAGTACTAATTGATTATCATCACTAATAAGACTTTCAAAAGGATTTATGCAATCAATTAAGAAACtcacacatatatttatatagatgaCTTCATCTCATTTGTTAGAGAGGACTACATTAGCAGTCCTGCCaatgtaaataataatttctctcATAGTTGCATAATTTCGAATACTAAAAATTATACCTTAGATTCCTCAATTAATCACTGGACAATTTCTCTCCACCATTTTTATCTCAACTCTCAAGAGTCAAGACACCCTTAATTGTACCAAACCAGTACTCGGTTAGAAACTTTTTCATTGGGCTGAGGGTGGTCcatttaaaaatgaattaaaaaaatcaaacaaagaaaaatctctTAGATGATGTGGATAAGCTTAAGAAATATATGGCTAACTCAGATAATAAAGTGGCGTTCATCATCACTTtaacttttatcatttttagtaATTCTTTTTGGAAGTAtataagtttataaagaactctGCTCTTTCTATCCATTATCATCAACAAATTCAAGTGCAATTAATAAATAAGCGTTTTCATAACAAATATCACATTCTCTAtgtcctttttttatatataaataaacgaCCACttgcccatatatatatatatatatatatatatatatatatatatatatatatatatatatatatatatatattacaataagtccataaaaaattggaatattgaataaaatacaTTGTTGCATAATTCATATTATTCTAATAAATCTTCGAACactataaaaaagaatgaaatgagcATGCATGCATGTTCCTGCAAAAAGAGTAACACCTGcgcacaataaaaaataatgaaatggaATTTGGGAACAATGGATTTTGCATTAGGGGGAATAATGTAATTTCAACCCCTATGATTTCCTGCCCTTGATATTTAACCTATGGGCTTTGAGTCTGTGACGCCCCCATAAGTTTAAAGACGGCATATTTGTAAGAGTCTACAGCGGCAACGCTAACTCCTGCCAGAGTTTGATAGTTTCCttgtggaagaaaaaaaaatgtgcgaCTTTTCTTAAGTTTGTTTGTCCCTCGTTTTCCATGTGAAAAACATACTTGATTTTTGATCTTTCATCTTTTGCACGTGGAAATTAAAGCATATGATTCCGTGTATACtccacacacatacatacatacatacatacatacatacatagatatatatgtatgtatgtatgtatgtatatagtgcatatttgaaaagtcaaaagaCGGTAAAAATAAACAAGAGATTCAAGAGGTGGAAGAAAAAGTCTTCTTGCTGGTGATGCCAACTTCTCCTTAGCCCATCCGGAAAGttgtttgtttctttgaagTAACTCACTCCATTTAGAAGTACTTTTTCTGAATTATAAGTGCATAATATTGtacatctttttttataatacaatgATATAGGAGTAGGAATCTAAACCCTAGTTCCCCTACTAAAGGAGGGTAGACAATGtgttcttttttaatttgatgattTTAATGAAGTCTCTATTTCTTAAGCATCGATTTCAACATACAAACAagtaaattaagaaatattaggaacatcacatttttcataatttttttccccaactaCTTATATggttttttgtgaaaaattggtTGGTCTTTATTTGAATCTATCATTAACACTACTATTATTACGTaccaattacaataaaacataTCATTGGTGTGAAAAATGTGATGACATTAATTTTATtgcttgaaaatttgaaattccatATTGTTGGCTAAAGATACGAAATAACTCGTCTTTTAGTCTTTGCCAAAATAAATTAGGTGTCCATGTAAGATAGTGATGTCCACGATTGGCAAGCATAATTTGTGGATAGAAGGTACAAGAAATCTGTTAATCCTGCCAAATCAGTGCGATCAAATGAcatatgtttaaaaatatagatactaaaataaaacatttaaaatgaTGAAGATAATTTTGTTACATGTAACAAAGGATGAGgactaaattttttgttaaaccaataatttataatataaaatatatatccAAGATAAATGGCAACAGAGACAAATCCATGAAATGTTACATTAGGACCAGCAGGTGGCACTCTTATATAAAATGTGTCACTTGTAGTGGTTGGGAGTTCAGGTATATGATACCCAACCAAAACACCTTATTCATGGTCCGTTTGGGTTGAGTGGGAAGGAGGGAAAGTAGAGTAGAATTTGCttaaaattagcttattttcagctaactctactctactctcctccgctcccccctcaatccaaacagacccttagtctAATACATATTTAGTGAAACGATGATCTAAATGTCGTTTCTCTTATCAAACCTGAAACATGGTCGTCtctatttttagtttatattattaCTGTAGGGTACAGGAATTCCAGTAAATTAATTGCGCCACGTGTCATACTCATGGCTGAGAGAGGCCATTATCCTGCCGAGGAGGCCACGCTCTCAGACTGTAAGGTCACGTCAATAACACGTTATCAGAGTAGGTCGTACTGTAGAGAAAGAGCTTTAGGGAAAGGGCTAGCACTGACATTACTGAAGGGTTGgtggctgccaccacatttaatgcatcccatcAAACCTCTTGGCTGCATTTATGTAAAGAAGACCCCTGAACAATGTTGCCTTAGCTACCGCAGCTCACAAGGGGTGAGAGAAGGCGTATGATGGGACAGACACTCAAGTAGTGACTTGGATAATCAACAAATAGAGGGCTAAAATCATCGAAGGGGAGATATATAATGTAAGGGATTCTCCAGAGGAGAGGGGGAAAAACTGGAAGAAAACACTATAGAAGTAAGAACTAGACTTATAATCAACTTCAATAAGAAGATATATAGAAAATTCAATTTCTCGGATTGTGTCAAGGACGATTTACTTTGAGCATAaccatttttttcttgtttacttATCATTTGGGCTCATTACCAATATTCATTAAAGCCTAATTTTCTAGCTCACTCTCTCAAAATTCATtctattgggctttttgggccaaGTTGGACCAAAATCTTTTTCCCTTTGGGTAACGGTCTCAAATTGTGTCTGTAAGGACTAGATTTGGTTCCCAATCCTAAAGGGAAAAGGATTCTAGTCCAAAaggcccaatacaataaatttgtagagagtggactaAACAAAACCAAACTCTAATGAATCATACAGTACTTACAGTGAGCccagatgaaaagaaaacaaaaatgaaactgTTTTGCACAAAATGAACCGTCCTCGGCACAATCTAAGGAGACtgaatcttatatatatatatatatatatatatatatatatatatatatatatatatatatatatatatatatatatacctcttttgaatttggttacaagtccAGCTCTCAATGCtactgttaaggacatattttatgtagttgactaatcctttgacaaaacgcactttagttgtatttgggtaaatctaggatgtgtttaatacttcaaagaacatgttgttcaagtctagtattaaagccatgaagattgaaccaagaaacaagtgaagaaaatgtgtttactattgctggacacctgcggatagctgctggacacctactggacagctgctcgacagatagctatttatcgagatttaataAGGCTcaacagatgctatctatcgaggttacggaaatcagaattttcaaatctaatttttgggtcaggcttttgtatttgtgtagggttttttttttacaaccctaggcatatataaggcttattttaaaatccgtcacatatgagaatagaaggagaacatatgcaaaaagtgaccgaagccttattctctaaaaaagaagctactatgtgtttacgccttagggttttgtaaccaagtgcttcttgatcctcattgttgatgaagtgaagaactttgcaaccaacatcttcttctttagTTGATGATTAAAGTCGCGTACTAGaatccgcacaattggttagttaCATACTGGGATTCGTGAATCAAAGAGTAgcgtttatatattgaagagttcagaggttctgaagtggtaaaaggtttctactgtgagttcatctacagggattgtagggtctagggacaaaggttttgtactagatctgaaacttctcttcactatagtggattgcttttagggaaggtttccccctaggtttttttactgtgaaactggttggtttcattgattttctcaggttatcatatcttgttttatttttttttctgctgcactttatttgtgacatgatattgatgtttgtttgttttaacaagttctatgcataataaatctaattaacaacttggatttaaaacttgttaattttatcaaccggggactaaatttcccaacagCTACAATggtttttcttcctctttcacGAATTATATACCCCCTTGTAAGGGGCTTCCTTCTTCATTATATATCCCTCTCTTTTTCATCTCCATCATCCACGTGCAAATCAAGTTGTTGGTCTTGATACCTATTCCATTAGCACCT
This genomic interval carries:
- the LOC142619409 gene encoding benzyl alcohol O-benzoyltransferase-like translates to MAPPATALVFTVRRCKLELVAPAKPTPHEFKQLSDIDDQEGLRFQIPDIQFYKYDPSMQGKDPVRVIREALAKTLVFYYPLAGRLREGPDRKLVVECTGEGIVFIEADADVTLEQFGDALQPPFPCWEELLFDVPGSGEVLNCPLVLVQVTRLKCGGFIFALRVNHTMSYAAGSVQFMAAVGEIARGASSPSILPVWQRHLLNARDPPRVKFAHREYDEVADTKGTLIPLDDMLHKSFFFVPTEVSALRKFVPHHLGKCSTFELLTACLWRCRTIAIKPDPNEEVRIICVVDARSKFNPPLPIGYYGNGFAFPVAITTTEKLCKNPLSYALELVKKAKNEVNEEYMRSLANMLVTRGRPHFTVVRAYLVSDLTRAGFKDVDFGWGKPVYGGAAKGGVGAIPGVASFLIPFKNNMGEDGIVVPICLPAPAMEIFVKELDGLLKGQPEIGNSKFIVSSL